A region from the Bacteroidota bacterium genome encodes:
- a CDS encoding Gfo/Idh/MocA family oxidoreductase, whose protein sequence is MYRIGLIGMGIIGQRYIEIITRSGNQLAGVSGSSQHSSNVYAELYDSKPFQNWMDLVHSPEIDIVINNTPNYLHYDVNMECLKLGKPIYSEKPLGRNVQETAAMIAALEKKPVPNVINYNRRGFPALREMKKILESGELGDVLMIRGNYLQDWLLFPQTWNWRVDPANGEVSRALSDIGSHAVDTSLFVTGLKPAALFYERQTLIPERKKPNGEWVKIENEDYGVLLIRFDSGAHGVFTFCQTAPGHVGSDMWLEISCTRRGIRWEERNPDQLTFKNYNDEDEVIELEDSRYNTHGQFEVFQDFLGWIEGNGPGSAATFADGHLQVYLTDLALESARDGVWKTFKL, encoded by the coding sequence ATGTACCGTATTGGGTTAATCGGAATGGGTATAATCGGGCAACGATATATCGAGATCATCACCAGATCTGGAAATCAGCTGGCTGGTGTGTCGGGGTCCTCTCAGCATTCCTCCAATGTGTACGCCGAGTTGTATGATTCGAAGCCCTTTCAAAACTGGATGGATCTGGTTCATTCTCCTGAAATTGACATCGTAATCAATAACACCCCTAATTATCTGCATTATGATGTGAACATGGAATGCCTGAAGTTGGGCAAACCCATCTATTCAGAAAAGCCATTGGGTCGGAATGTTCAGGAAACCGCCGCGATGATTGCGGCACTGGAGAAAAAACCGGTTCCAAACGTGATTAATTATAACCGGCGCGGTTTTCCCGCTCTTCGTGAAATGAAAAAGATTCTGGAATCAGGGGAACTGGGCGATGTGCTGATGATACGCGGAAATTATTTGCAGGACTGGTTGTTGTTTCCCCAAACCTGGAACTGGCGGGTTGATCCGGCAAACGGCGAGGTGTCCCGTGCGCTTTCAGATATCGGTTCACACGCAGTCGATACCAGCTTGTTTGTAACCGGGTTGAAACCGGCTGCGTTGTTTTATGAACGCCAGACGTTGATTCCTGAGCGTAAAAAACCCAACGGTGAGTGGGTGAAAATTGAGAATGAAGATTATGGCGTTTTGCTCATCCGGTTCGATTCAGGCGCTCATGGCGTTTTTACTTTCTGCCAGACGGCGCCGGGACACGTGGGTAGCGACATGTGGCTCGAAATATCATGTACCCGACGGGGAATCCGGTGGGAAGAACGAAATCCTGATCAGCTCACGTTTAAAAATTACAATGATGAAGACGAAGTGATCGAACTGGAAGACTCCAGGTATAACACCCATGGTCAGTTCGAGGTTTTCCAGGATTTCCTTGGCTGGATCGAGGGCAACGGTCCCGGGTCTGCTGCTACCTTTGCCGATGGCCACCTGCAGGTCTATCTGACCGACCTGGCGTTGGAATCGGCCCGGGATGGGGTCTGGAAAACCTTTAAGTTGTAA
- the lepA gene encoding elongation factor 4, which translates to MSTIRNFCIVAHIDHGKSTLADRLLEFTGAVSQREMKAQLLDDMDLEREKGITIKAHAIQMKYWSKKHQKEYTLNLIDTPGHVDFTYEVSRSLAACEGAILIVDASQGVEAQTISNLYLAIDAGLEIVPVINKIDLPAADIPAAKAEVIGLIGCKEEDIVPASAKEGIGIEEILEQIIDKVPAPADHSERPLKALVFDSTFDAFRGAVSYIRVFEGTLRRGDKIKSFATGKTYFADEIGVLGLRRQPTEILRAGEVGYVIGNLKDVKDTKVGDTLTNAERPATEAVAGYKDVKPMVFAGVYPTNSDDFEDLRASLDKLSLNDASLFFEPDTSAALGFGFRCGFLGLLHMEIIQERLTREYDMDIITTVPNVEYLVYTIDGEVLKIDNPAHLPGVARIDHIEEPFIKAQIITPEEYIGAIMQLCIDRRGEWLNTAYIGSSRVDMTFYLPLGEVIFDFYDRLKSISRGYASFDYEIHGYRHSEVVKLDVMLNGEVVDALSMMVHKDKAYDWGRKLTGKLKDLIPRQMFEIAVQAAIGAKIIARETIKAMRKNVLAKCYGGDISRKRKLLEKQKEGKKRMKQVGSVEIPQEAFLAVLAMDDK; encoded by the coding sequence ATGTCTACTATCCGTAATTTCTGTATTGTCGCCCATATCGATCATGGAAAATCCACGCTCGCCGACCGTCTTCTCGAATTTACCGGCGCGGTTTCGCAGCGGGAAATGAAAGCACAGCTGCTCGATGACATGGATCTGGAACGCGAAAAGGGAATCACCATCAAGGCTCACGCCATCCAGATGAAATACTGGTCCAAAAAGCACCAGAAGGAATACACCCTCAACCTGATCGATACGCCCGGACACGTGGATTTTACCTATGAAGTCTCCCGTTCCCTTGCTGCCTGTGAAGGGGCCATCCTGATCGTCGATGCCTCACAGGGAGTTGAGGCTCAGACCATTTCAAACCTGTACCTTGCCATTGATGCCGGGCTGGAAATTGTACCGGTTATCAACAAAATCGATCTGCCGGCCGCCGATATTCCTGCCGCCAAAGCCGAAGTGATCGGCCTGATTGGCTGTAAAGAGGAGGATATCGTTCCCGCCTCTGCCAAAGAAGGTATCGGAATTGAGGAAATTCTTGAACAAATCATCGATAAGGTTCCGGCTCCTGCCGATCACAGTGAAAGACCGTTGAAGGCTTTGGTCTTTGACTCAACTTTTGACGCTTTCCGCGGAGCTGTTTCTTACATCCGCGTTTTTGAAGGGACTCTCCGCCGGGGCGACAAGATTAAATCCTTCGCCACTGGCAAAACCTATTTTGCCGATGAAATCGGCGTTCTGGGTTTGCGCCGGCAGCCAACCGAGATTCTGCGGGCAGGAGAAGTTGGTTATGTGATCGGAAATCTGAAGGATGTAAAGGATACAAAAGTCGGGGATACCCTGACCAATGCTGAACGTCCGGCAACCGAAGCCGTGGCTGGTTACAAAGACGTGAAACCGATGGTCTTTGCCGGTGTTTATCCTACTAACTCTGATGATTTCGAAGATTTGAGGGCCTCGCTGGATAAGCTTAGTCTCAATGATGCCTCGCTGTTTTTCGAACCAGATACCTCTGCTGCACTCGGATTTGGTTTCCGTTGCGGTTTTCTGGGGCTGCTTCATATGGAAATCATCCAGGAACGGCTTACCCGCGAGTATGACATGGATATCATCACCACTGTACCCAACGTGGAATATCTGGTTTATACCATCGATGGTGAAGTCCTGAAAATTGATAACCCGGCCCATTTACCGGGAGTTGCCAGAATCGACCACATTGAAGAACCATTCATCAAGGCCCAGATCATTACCCCTGAAGAGTACATCGGTGCCATCATGCAGCTTTGTATCGACCGTCGCGGTGAATGGCTGAACACGGCCTACATTGGATCCAGCCGGGTGGATATGACCTTCTACCTGCCTTTGGGTGAAGTGATTTTCGATTTCTATGATCGCCTGAAATCAATCAGTCGCGGATATGCTTCTTTTGACTACGAAATTCACGGATACCGGCACTCTGAGGTGGTCAAACTGGATGTGATGCTGAACGGAGAAGTCGTGGATGCACTGTCGATGATGGTGCATAAGGATAAGGCATATGACTGGGGCAGAAAGCTGACCGGGAAACTAAAAGACCTCATCCCTCGTCAAATGTTCGAAATTGCGGTTCAGGCAGCCATCGGGGCAAAGATTATTGCCCGTGAAACCATTAAGGCCATGCGAAAAAACGTACTGGCCAAGTGTTATGGCGGTGATATTTCCCGGAAACGTAAACTGCTTGAAAAGCAGAAAGAGGGAAAGAAACGGATGAAACAGGTCGGATCGGTGGAAATCCCTCAGGAGGCCTTCCTGGCCGTTCTTGCAATGGATGATAAATAA
- a CDS encoding sodium-translocating pyrophosphatase, which yields MHPDFKKLVSFLFFTLTGLFIPFVAMANPGGGEANLVIPDLSSVQFLGMDGWTLLAWGILICLGGYVFGFIIFRQLKNAPVHESMREVSELIYETCKTYLITQGRFILILEAFIAIVIIYYFGYLQEFPVERVLIILAFTLVGIAGSYGVAWFGIRVNTYANSRTAFASLKGEPLPVFNIPLKAGMSIGMMLISVELLIMLGILLFIPNEYAGPCFIGFAIGESLAAAALRIAGGIFTKIADIGSDLMKIVFNAKEDDARNPGVIADCTGDNAGDSVGPTADGFETYGVTGVALITFIMLAVPDSVNQVQLLVWLFSMRVLMVVTSALSWGINHWYTNLVYRGKDKINFEIPLTTLVWLTSILSIVMTFVVSAILIPDLGDGSLWWKLSAVITCGTIAGALIPELVKVFTSTHSGHVKEVVKAAKEGGASLDILSGFVAGNFSAYWLGLAIISLMGIAYFVSGFGFSQLMIAPAVFAFGLVAFGFLGMGPVTIAVDSYGPVTDNAQSIFELSMIESKPGIREELKKDFGYTVDFEKSKMYLEENDGCGNTFKATAKPVLIGTAVVGATTMIFTIIVLLTNGLSENLANLSVLHAPFLLGLIAGGAVIYWFTGAATQAVSTGAYRAVEFIKRNMNLESTEKASVADSKKVVEICTIYAQKGMFNIFLVVLFSTLAFAFIEPYFFIGYLISIALFGLFQAIFMADAGGAWDNAKKIVETELHEKGTALHAATVVGDTVGDPFKDTSSVAMNPIIKFTTLFGLLAVELAVSMNADGGSTLTTILAAVFFAISVIFVWRSFYAMRIES from the coding sequence ATGCATCCTGACTTCAAGAAACTGGTCTCTTTTCTCTTTTTCACTCTTACCGGTCTTTTTATCCCTTTTGTTGCCATGGCAAATCCGGGGGGTGGAGAAGCCAATCTGGTCATTCCAGATCTGAGCTCTGTCCAATTTCTCGGGATGGATGGCTGGACTCTTCTGGCATGGGGAATCCTGATCTGTTTGGGTGGCTATGTCTTTGGATTTATCATTTTCCGCCAATTGAAAAATGCACCCGTTCATGAATCGATGCGCGAGGTTTCCGAACTGATTTATGAAACCTGCAAAACCTATCTGATTACTCAGGGACGGTTTATTCTGATTCTCGAAGCATTTATTGCCATTGTCATCATTTATTACTTCGGTTACCTGCAGGAATTCCCTGTTGAACGCGTTCTGATTATTCTGGCCTTTACTCTGGTTGGGATTGCCGGAAGTTATGGAGTGGCCTGGTTTGGAATCAGGGTGAACACCTATGCCAATTCACGCACAGCCTTTGCTTCACTTAAGGGCGAACCGCTGCCAGTCTTCAACATTCCGCTGAAAGCAGGGATGAGTATTGGTATGATGCTCATCAGTGTGGAACTTCTGATTATGCTGGGAATTCTGCTTTTTATTCCCAATGAGTATGCTGGTCCTTGTTTTATCGGATTTGCGATTGGTGAATCTCTGGCAGCCGCTGCGCTTCGTATCGCAGGTGGCATCTTTACCAAAATTGCCGATATCGGTTCAGACCTGATGAAAATTGTCTTCAATGCCAAGGAAGATGATGCCCGGAACCCGGGTGTGATTGCGGATTGCACGGGTGACAATGCGGGTGATTCGGTCGGACCAACAGCCGATGGATTCGAAACCTATGGGGTAACCGGTGTGGCACTGATTACTTTCATAATGCTGGCTGTTCCCGATTCAGTGAATCAGGTTCAATTACTGGTCTGGTTGTTCAGTATGCGTGTTCTGATGGTCGTGACCTCTGCATTGTCCTGGGGAATTAATCATTGGTACACCAATCTGGTTTATCGCGGAAAAGATAAGATCAACTTTGAAATTCCACTGACTACCCTGGTCTGGCTGACGTCCATTCTGTCCATCGTGATGACCTTTGTGGTTTCTGCAATCCTGATCCCGGATCTCGGAGATGGATCCCTGTGGTGGAAACTTTCTGCCGTGATTACCTGCGGAACCATTGCCGGCGCTCTGATTCCTGAATTGGTAAAGGTGTTTACTTCCACCCATTCCGGACACGTGAAAGAAGTGGTCAAGGCTGCCAAAGAAGGCGGGGCCTCACTGGATATTCTTTCTGGTTTTGTGGCTGGTAACTTCTCTGCCTACTGGTTGGGTCTGGCCATAATCTCGCTGATGGGAATTGCCTATTTCGTTAGTGGATTTGGCTTTTCCCAACTGATGATCGCTCCGGCCGTTTTTGCCTTTGGCCTGGTGGCCTTCGGTTTCCTTGGTATGGGTCCTGTTACCATTGCAGTCGACTCCTATGGTCCGGTTACCGATAATGCCCAGTCTATTTTCGAATTATCCATGATTGAATCAAAACCGGGAATCAGGGAGGAACTGAAAAAGGATTTCGGTTACACGGTCGACTTCGAAAAATCTAAAATGTACCTCGAAGAAAATGATGGTTGCGGTAACACTTTTAAAGCCACTGCCAAACCCGTGCTGATTGGTACCGCTGTGGTTGGGGCCACCACCATGATTTTCACGATCATTGTGCTGCTGACCAACGGACTTTCCGAAAATCTGGCCAACCTATCGGTGCTTCACGCGCCTTTCCTGCTGGGACTGATCGCAGGTGGTGCTGTGATTTACTGGTTCACCGGGGCTGCCACCCAGGCAGTATCAACCGGTGCCTATCGGGCTGTTGAGTTTATCAAGCGGAATATGAATCTGGAAAGCACCGAAAAAGCCTCGGTCGCCGATAGCAAAAAGGTGGTCGAAATCTGTACCATCTACGCACAGAAGGGTATGTTTAACATTTTCCTAGTGGTTTTATTCAGTACATTGGCCTTTGCCTTCATTGAACCCTATTTCTTTATTGGGTACCTCATATCCATTGCCCTGTTTGGGTTGTTCCAGGCCATTTTTATGGCCGATGCCGGCGGGGCCTGGGATAACGCCAAGAAAATTGTGGAAACTGAACTGCATGAAAAAGGAACCGCTCTTCATGCAGCAACCGTTGTCGGTGATACAGTAGGTGACCCGTTTAAGGACACCTCTTCTGTGGCCATGAATCCGATTATAAAATTCACAACCTTGTTCGGATTGCTCGCTGTTGAACTGGCAGTGAGCATGAATGCAGATGGAGGCAGCACACTTACAACCATACTTGCTGCTGTTTTCTTTGCCATCTCGGTAATATTCGTGTGGCGTTCCTTCTACGCCATGCGTATTGAATCCTGA
- the lepB gene encoding signal peptidase I → MFGRKKEKKKYNSKLAEWLDAIIFAVVVAGLIRIFFFQAYRIPTESMEGTQLAGDFLFVNNFIYGAKIPFTDWRVPGLRKPVQGDIVVFMYPKDNSLDYIKRCIAVGGDTIQIINKQVFVNGVAFENPPKAQFSGDTLLAGIRYFGDTFPNRRPWNPDNYGPLYVPKEGDVIPLNAETFHLYQDCIIYETGMKPQLSGNTVRLNGKVIEDYTFTQDYFFMMGDNRNNSADSRYWGFVPFSHVRGKPLFTYWSWDPNISFANPIDLVMSIRWSRIGRPIE, encoded by the coding sequence ATGTTCGGACGAAAAAAAGAGAAGAAAAAGTATAATTCGAAACTGGCAGAATGGCTAGATGCAATCATCTTTGCGGTGGTGGTGGCAGGTCTGATCAGGATCTTTTTCTTTCAGGCTTACCGCATTCCCACCGAGTCGATGGAAGGAACCCAGCTTGCCGGTGACTTTTTATTTGTGAACAATTTTATCTACGGGGCCAAAATTCCCTTTACCGACTGGCGTGTGCCCGGATTGCGGAAACCGGTCCAGGGTGATATTGTGGTTTTTATGTATCCGAAGGACAATTCGCTCGACTATATCAAGCGTTGTATTGCCGTTGGCGGAGATACCATTCAGATCATCAATAAACAGGTTTTTGTCAATGGGGTGGCCTTTGAAAATCCACCCAAAGCTCAGTTCTCTGGTGACACCCTGCTGGCAGGTATCCGTTACTTTGGAGATACCTTCCCGAACCGGCGTCCCTGGAATCCAGACAATTACGGACCGTTGTATGTTCCGAAAGAGGGAGATGTGATTCCCCTGAATGCTGAAACATTTCACCTTTACCAGGATTGTATTATCTACGAAACCGGAATGAAGCCACAGCTGAGTGGCAACACTGTCCGGCTGAACGGAAAAGTGATTGAAGACTACACGTTTACGCAGGATTACTTTTTCATGATGGGGGACAACCGGAACAATTCGGCCGACTCACGTTACTGGGGGTTTGTACCTTTTTCACACGTCAGGGGAAAGCCCCTTTTTACATACTGGAGCTGGGATCCGAACATCAGTTTTGCCAATCCAATCGATCTTGTGATGAGCATCCGCTGGAGCCGGATTGGGCGACCGATTGAATAG
- a CDS encoding tyrosine--tRNA ligase: protein MTFPPINEQMDLIRRGVSEIIPEEELVRKLERSLATGKPITVKLGCDPSRPDLHIGHAVILRKMRQFQDLGHQAILIIGDFTGMIGDPTGKSKTRPPLTLEETRENGRSYTEQATRVLDPKRLSIVHNSDWLGKLSFEEVVKLAARFTVSQMLERDDFHRRFNNEQPISLHEFLYPLAQAQDSVAIRSDIELGGTDQKFNLLIGRELMRTLSMEPQCILTMPILEGTDGVEKMSKSLNNYIGISEDPFDMYGKTLSIPDASIYNWFVLCTNYPTDQLASLKKQIAEDPRNTKRLLAREIVSVYHHREAAAQAEEKFDTLFIRKDIPDDIPVVTVQYESGVLPLSTVVTDQKMADSKGEFKRLVAGGAVSVNGEKVEDPGYLIRQGGEKIIRVGKRKFIRLTD from the coding sequence ATGACATTTCCTCCAATCAATGAACAAATGGATCTGATCCGACGGGGAGTCTCCGAAATCATTCCGGAAGAGGAACTGGTCCGGAAACTGGAACGATCGCTGGCAACCGGGAAACCGATCACCGTCAAACTCGGGTGTGACCCTTCCCGCCCCGATCTGCACATTGGTCATGCGGTGATTCTCAGAAAAATGCGGCAGTTTCAGGATCTGGGACATCAGGCCATCCTGATCATCGGCGATTTTACCGGCATGATCGGCGACCCGACCGGAAAATCTAAAACCCGCCCCCCGCTGACGCTTGAGGAAACACGGGAAAACGGACGGTCCTACACCGAGCAGGCTACCCGCGTTCTGGATCCGAAACGGCTTTCCATTGTGCACAACAGCGACTGGTTGGGTAAGCTGTCCTTTGAGGAGGTGGTCAAGCTGGCCGCACGGTTTACTGTTTCACAAATGCTTGAACGCGATGACTTTCATCGTCGGTTTAACAACGAGCAGCCCATTTCTCTTCATGAATTTCTTTATCCGCTGGCCCAGGCCCAGGATTCCGTAGCCATCCGGTCGGATATTGAATTGGGAGGAACTGATCAGAAATTCAATCTGCTTATCGGACGGGAACTGATGCGGACCCTTTCAATGGAACCCCAGTGTATTCTCACCATGCCCATCCTGGAAGGGACGGATGGTGTGGAAAAAATGTCGAAATCGCTGAATAATTACATCGGCATCAGCGAAGATCCGTTCGATATGTACGGTAAAACACTGTCGATCCCCGATGCATCCATTTACAATTGGTTTGTACTCTGCACCAACTACCCCACCGACCAGCTGGCCAGCCTGAAAAAGCAAATTGCAGAGGATCCGCGCAATACCAAGCGTTTGCTGGCCAGGGAAATTGTATCCGTTTACCACCATCGGGAAGCGGCCGCTCAGGCTGAGGAAAAATTCGACACCCTCTTCATCAGAAAGGATATTCCCGACGACATTCCCGTTGTAACAGTGCAGTATGAATCGGGTGTCCTTCCGTTGTCAACGGTGGTCACCGATCAGAAAATGGCCGACTCAAAGGGTGAGTTTAAACGACTGGTGGCCGGCGGAGCTGTGTCGGTTAACGGAGAGAAAGTGGAAGATCCCGGCTATCTGATCAGACAGGGCGGTGAAAAAATCATCCGGGTCGGAAAGCGGAAATTTATCAGACTGACCGATTAA
- a CDS encoding glutamine synthetase, giving the protein MSFALTNPVSLITGKMPNELTRADILTVLETRQIERLTLHYTALDGKLKELKIPVQNRLQTERILATGERVDGSSLFKGLVDTGVSDLYIIPDYRTAFFNPFDDQSLDFICRFLDRDGNRLSFAHDTVLFNAASRFKQVTGDDLYALGELEFYLLWDHDSALYPQVQQRGYHSSAPYAKSGDVLNEMLSCIASITGSVKYGHYEVGTIDKLVSLNPELNGKMAEQVEIEFLPAPIADMGDYLALSKWMIRNIAYKYGMLATFTPKLEEGVAGSGLHVHIARMRNGKNIMLDSTGKLSREARQLVAGLCEYADSITAVGNTVASSYLRLVPDQEAPTRVCWSDLNRSAMVRVPLGWSDTGDLSRKINPSQDVSFTDPEGRQTVELRTGDGSAYVYLLLAGIALACTSGAEDSESEEKAAKLYVRGNIFENREVWEKLTPLPRHCIESAKIFSRKRHLYEANGVFPLSLTDYLIRQLEQENDANLARFLAGLAPEARLTETRRTLHKDIHLH; this is encoded by the coding sequence ATGTCCTTCGCATTGACCAATCCGGTATCTCTCATTACCGGTAAAATGCCCAATGAACTGACCAGAGCAGATATTCTGACCGTGCTTGAGACCCGTCAGATCGAACGTCTGACCTTGCATTACACTGCACTGGACGGAAAGCTGAAAGAACTGAAAATACCGGTACAGAACCGGTTGCAGACCGAACGGATCCTGGCAACAGGCGAACGGGTGGATGGCTCCTCTTTGTTTAAAGGACTTGTCGATACGGGAGTCTCTGACCTTTATATTATTCCCGATTACCGGACAGCCTTTTTCAATCCGTTCGATGACCAAAGTCTGGACTTTATCTGCCGGTTTCTTGATAGGGACGGGAATCGCCTTTCCTTCGCCCATGACACCGTTCTGTTCAATGCTGCATCGCGCTTTAAACAGGTGACCGGAGATGATTTATATGCTCTGGGCGAACTGGAATTTTATCTGTTGTGGGATCACGATTCTGCTTTGTACCCTCAGGTTCAGCAGCGTGGATATCATTCATCTGCACCTTACGCCAAATCGGGCGATGTACTGAACGAAATGCTGTCCTGTATTGCTTCCATCACCGGATCGGTGAAGTATGGTCATTACGAAGTCGGGACCATCGACAAACTGGTCAGTCTGAACCCTGAGTTGAACGGAAAAATGGCCGAGCAGGTCGAGATTGAGTTTCTTCCTGCTCCAATCGCCGATATGGGCGATTATCTGGCACTTTCTAAATGGATGATCAGAAACATTGCCTACAAATATGGCATGCTGGCTACTTTTACTCCCAAGCTCGAGGAAGGGGTGGCTGGTTCCGGGCTTCATGTTCACATCGCCCGCATGCGGAACGGAAAAAACATCATGCTGGATTCCACGGGAAAATTGTCGCGTGAGGCCCGTCAACTCGTGGCAGGTCTTTGTGAGTATGCCGATTCCATTACCGCAGTTGGCAATACGGTGGCTTCTTCATATCTGCGGCTGGTTCCCGATCAGGAGGCCCCGACCCGTGTCTGCTGGAGCGATCTGAACCGGAGCGCCATGGTGCGGGTTCCGTTGGGCTGGTCAGATACCGGTGATCTATCCCGGAAAATCAATCCGTCCCAGGACGTCTCCTTTACCGATCCGGAAGGCCGGCAGACCGTTGAATTAAGAACCGGTGATGGCAGTGCCTATGTTTACCTGCTGCTGGCTGGCATTGCTCTGGCCTGCACATCCGGTGCAGAGGATTCCGAATCTGAAGAGAAGGCCGCTAAATTATATGTGAGAGGCAACATTTTTGAAAACCGGGAGGTGTGGGAAAAACTGACTCCGCTTCCGCGGCACTGCATAGAGTCGGCAAAAATATTTTCCCGGAAACGTCATTTGTATGAGGCAAACGGGGTATTCCCGCTCTCGCTGACCGACTACCTGATCAGGCAGCTTGAACAGGAAAATGATGCCAATCTGGCGCGGTTCCTTGCAGGATTGGCCCCGGAGGCCCGGTTAACGGAAACCCGCCGGACGCTTCACAAGGATATACATCTGCACTGA
- the smpB gene encoding SsrA-binding protein SmpB yields the protein MTEKKAPPIVDNRRARHEYSIIETFEAGIVLQGTEVKSLRAGRANLSDAYARILSGEVFILGMHISPYEQGSYNNHDPLRNRKLLLNSREIMKLRSRIEREGYTLVPLKVYFNERGRVKVDLAVCKGKQLHDKRESIRERESKRELDRMKKHKTG from the coding sequence ATGACCGAAAAAAAAGCCCCTCCCATTGTTGATAACCGGAGGGCCCGGCACGAGTATTCAATCATTGAAACCTTTGAAGCCGGGATCGTTTTACAGGGAACCGAAGTGAAGTCTCTGCGCGCAGGCAGAGCCAACCTGAGTGATGCCTATGCCAGAATTCTCAGTGGCGAGGTGTTTATTCTCGGTATGCACATTTCACCCTATGAGCAGGGCTCATACAACAATCATGATCCGCTCCGAAACCGGAAACTGCTGCTGAACTCGAGAGAAATCATGAAACTGAGATCGAGAATTGAGCGCGAAGGATATACCCTGGTCCCGCTGAAAGTCTATTTTAATGAACGCGGACGGGTCAAGGTTGACCTGGCAGTCTGCAAAGGGAAACAATTACACGACAAACGCGAATCCATCCGTGAACGGGAATCCAAACGTGAACTGGACCGGATGAAGAAACATAAAACAGGTTGA